A region of uncultured Desulfobacter sp. DNA encodes the following proteins:
- a CDS encoding DUF2196 domain-containing protein, translating to MTVDVVKNILTKSASHPHGIKVRLESGFILKYQ from the coding sequence CTGACTGTAGACGTAGTAAAAAATATTTTGACAAAATCTGCTTCACATCCACATGGGATTAAGGTCAGATTAGAAAGTGGTTTTATATTAAAGTACCAATAA
- a CDS encoding diguanylate cyclase: MSIRNRILVFAVLVTAIPSFSMGLLLQNMLQTTLEEKVKQKFTDSAQIMEQEISLWLKKRVYDLTVFSNTSIVSENVAAYLKTTEKRADDSKKKLQNIKILETYLSTLQHQFKYYVRIFVLSRTGSVITVSESGGRDRPFPFPDDYAEQISDRQWFKGNAYIDSRDKSPLILIGVPLFLDQLYEYETLLAIEVRLTGLLPLLDPVKFGDSGDWTYESLIDIKTGQHFLYGREAKKVLNGIHLAPSGERQKLHEYTNGMGEHLMGLVVPFPELGWGLFIAGNYEKAFSGLIHARHRNIIIICCFSVIMGIVAYLLTRQIIVPLSALTRGAERVAKGDLDVQLPVRRNDEIGFATTVFNEMVAKLKLSQTELEQLATTDPLTGLNNRKRVMSILRDHYEYYRRFETEFSVLMLDVDHFKDVNDTYGHQAGDTVLKQVAELFNENLRNVDSAGRYGGEEFLVILAESGADESIQAAERIRKAVASHTFIHEDQEIQVHISVGIGRIQKQDRDEQKVVNRADMALYRAKNEGRNRVVYQATDDE; encoded by the coding sequence ATGAGTATTAGAAACCGAATTCTTGTTTTTGCGGTATTGGTCACGGCCATACCGTCTTTCTCCATGGGGCTTTTGCTCCAAAATATGCTGCAAACCACGTTGGAGGAAAAGGTTAAGCAAAAGTTCACCGACTCTGCGCAGATCATGGAACAGGAAATTTCCCTATGGCTTAAAAAGCGGGTTTATGATCTGACAGTATTCTCTAACACGTCAATTGTATCGGAAAACGTTGCTGCTTATCTTAAAACAACGGAAAAAAGGGCAGATGACAGTAAAAAAAAGCTCCAAAATATCAAAATACTTGAAACCTATCTGAGTACACTGCAGCATCAATTCAAATATTATGTCCGTATTTTTGTTCTTTCCAGGACCGGCTCTGTTATCACCGTCTCTGAAAGTGGCGGCCGTGACCGGCCCTTTCCCTTTCCTGATGATTACGCCGAGCAGATTTCAGACAGGCAATGGTTTAAAGGAAATGCATATATTGATTCAAGAGATAAGTCTCCCCTTATCCTCATCGGTGTTCCCCTTTTTCTGGATCAGCTTTATGAATATGAAACATTGCTGGCGATTGAAGTCAGACTCACGGGATTACTGCCGTTATTGGATCCGGTGAAATTTGGAGACTCTGGTGACTGGACCTATGAATCCCTTATAGATATAAAAACAGGTCAGCACTTTCTGTACGGCAGGGAGGCCAAAAAAGTCCTCAATGGGATACATCTGGCTCCGTCTGGTGAGAGGCAAAAGCTTCATGAATATACCAACGGCATGGGTGAGCACTTAATGGGGCTGGTTGTCCCGTTTCCCGAACTGGGATGGGGGCTTTTTATTGCGGGAAATTATGAAAAGGCTTTTTCCGGACTGATTCATGCCCGCCATCGGAATATTATTATTATCTGCTGTTTTAGTGTTATTATGGGTATTGTGGCGTATTTGCTGACCCGGCAGATTATAGTGCCACTGTCGGCTCTGACCAGGGGGGCTGAAAGGGTGGCCAAAGGTGATCTGGATGTCCAGCTTCCCGTACGTCGCAACGATGAGATTGGGTTTGCAACCACCGTTTTCAATGAAATGGTGGCCAAACTAAAGCTCAGCCAGACAGAATTGGAGCAGCTGGCGACAACTGATCCCCTGACGGGGTTGAATAACAGAAAACGGGTGATGAGTATCCTGCGCGATCACTATGAGTATTACCGTCGGTTTGAAACAGAGTTTTCCGTATTGATGCTCGACGTGGATCATTTTAAAGATGTTAACGATACATACGGACACCAGGCCGGGGATACGGTGTTAAAACAGGTGGCGGAACTTTTTAATGAAAATTTGCGTAATGTCGACTCTGCCGGTCGCTACGGCGGAGAAGAATTTCTCGTAATCCTTGCAGAGTCCGGGGCGGATGAGTCCATCCAGGCGGCAGAGCGTATCAGGAAAGCCGTTGCAAGCCATACATTTATCCATGAAGATCAGGAGATCCAGGTCCACATTTCCGTTGGTATAGGCAGAATTCAGAAACAGGACAGGGATGAACAAAAAGTCGTCAACCGAGCCGATATGGCACTCTATCGTGCCAAGAATGAGGGACGAAATCGGGTTGTTTACCAGGCTACTGACGACGAATAA
- a CDS encoding SH3 domain-containing protein, which produces MAQKTFTPGSKGIQSQYITRLAVGLLALLFLSSCTLGKRTTAVNGSQSCQVEIEKKDTVVNDSRNCQVCDSKIRQLEKENAELTSKLAEQKLLSKKLQQTLLMRHKETDTCWQANEKLIKELSQSKAKLATPGSKLEAATLIAEATAVISTVEQKPLNELQKIVRKRALKKLNESQQELAEGNYESASYLSREAMEQAKGIDISEDSSTADPVEKQFFFSTPLEMKLFTTGNLREGPSIKAEVKKVLQEGRRVIAVGYKQNWVKVKLADTDETGWIHLSLLY; this is translated from the coding sequence ATGGCTCAAAAGACATTCACCCCCGGCAGTAAGGGCATACAGTCCCAATATATTACAAGGTTGGCCGTCGGTCTGTTGGCACTTCTTTTTCTTTCATCCTGTACATTGGGAAAACGCACAACAGCCGTCAATGGTTCTCAGAGCTGCCAAGTAGAGATAGAGAAAAAAGATACGGTCGTCAATGATTCACGGAACTGCCAAGTCTGTGATTCGAAAATCCGCCAGTTAGAAAAAGAGAATGCGGAACTGACCAGCAAGCTGGCTGAACAAAAATTACTCTCAAAAAAACTACAACAAACATTGCTCATGAGACATAAGGAAACCGACACCTGCTGGCAGGCCAACGAAAAACTGATTAAAGAACTCTCGCAAAGCAAGGCTAAACTGGCGACCCCAGGCAGCAAACTGGAAGCGGCCACCCTTATCGCCGAGGCAACGGCCGTCATCAGCACTGTTGAACAAAAACCTTTGAATGAGCTGCAGAAAATTGTCAGGAAAAGAGCATTAAAAAAACTTAACGAAAGTCAACAGGAACTGGCAGAAGGAAACTATGAAAGTGCGTCCTACTTGTCCAGAGAAGCGATGGAGCAGGCAAAAGGCATTGATATCAGTGAAGATAGCAGCACCGCCGATCCGGTGGAAAAGCAATTTTTTTTTTCCACGCCTTTGGAGATGAAATTGTTTACAACCGGGAATCTTAGGGAAGGCCCGTCTATAAAAGCGGAGGTCAAAAAAGTGCTCCAGGAGGGACGCAGAGTTATTGCTGTCGGCTATAAACAGAATTGGGTGAAAGTCAAATTAGCAGATACTGACGAGACCGGATGGATCCATCTATCTCTTCTTTATTGA
- a CDS encoding ABC transporter permease, producing the protein MIWNTFILALRGIRRNVMRSVLTILGIIIGVAAVITLVTIGNGTTAQVTRQIAAMGTNVLLINPGQRHGPGGASGAPSFSVQDVQAIEQQITDLAGVAPAVSASAVAVVGNQNWSTAVTGTTNDFFQVRNWTIKTGRTFSENEISAGRTVCVVGDTIRENLFGDEDPVGRKLRLGSVSCQIVGLLEAKGNSSMGRDQDDCVIMPMKAVQRRFSGNKDIPFIQVAVKDGASTTTASTAIHALLRKRRHLSDNEEDNFRIMDTKELATMLTSTTKTMTALLGAVAAVSLLVGGIGIMNIMLVSVTERTREIGIRLAIGAYEHEVLLQFLVEAVVLSSFGGIFGIILALAASFGATKMLAIPFAPDVSIIIIAFFFSAAVGVVFGYFPALKAARMDPIDALRHE; encoded by the coding sequence ATGATCTGGAACACATTTATCCTGGCTTTGCGGGGCATCCGCCGCAATGTCATGCGCTCGGTGCTCACCATTTTAGGCATCATCATCGGTGTTGCTGCCGTCATCACGCTTGTGACCATCGGCAACGGTACCACAGCCCAGGTCACCCGGCAGATTGCCGCCATGGGCACCAATGTATTGCTCATCAATCCGGGCCAGCGTCACGGACCCGGCGGGGCCTCAGGAGCCCCCAGTTTTTCCGTTCAGGATGTCCAGGCCATTGAACAGCAGATCACTGACCTGGCAGGTGTCGCTCCGGCCGTATCCGCATCCGCCGTGGCCGTGGTGGGCAACCAAAACTGGAGTACAGCCGTTACCGGCACCACCAACGATTTTTTTCAGGTGCGCAACTGGACCATTAAAACCGGACGAACCTTCTCCGAAAATGAAATCAGCGCCGGGCGTACGGTATGTGTGGTGGGGGACACCATCAGGGAAAACCTGTTCGGCGACGAGGATCCTGTGGGCCGCAAACTGCGTCTGGGTTCGGTATCATGTCAGATCGTGGGCCTTTTGGAGGCCAAGGGAAACTCCTCCATGGGCCGGGACCAGGATGACTGTGTGATCATGCCCATGAAAGCGGTCCAACGCCGTTTTTCCGGCAACAAGGATATCCCTTTTATCCAGGTGGCGGTTAAGGATGGGGCCTCCACAACCACGGCGTCAACCGCCATTCATGCACTTTTAAGAAAACGCAGGCACCTTTCCGACAATGAAGAGGACAACTTCAGAATCATGGATACCAAGGAGCTGGCCACCATGCTCACCTCCACCACCAAGACCATGACAGCCCTTCTCGGTGCGGTGGCCGCAGTAAGCCTTCTGGTCGGGGGTATCGGTATCATGAACATCATGCTGGTGTCCGTAACCGAGCGCACCCGGGAAATCGGTATCCGTTTGGCCATCGGTGCCTATGAACATGAAGTGCTGCTGCAGTTTTTAGTGGAAGCGGTGGTTCTCTCCTCATTTGGAGGCATTTTCGGCATTATCCTGGCCCTGGCCGCATCATTTGGCGCCACAAAAATGCTGGCGATTCCCTTTGCCCCCGATGTATCCATTATCATCATTGCATTTTTCTTCTCTGCGGCAGTGGGCGTGGTATTCGGGTATTTCCCCGCCTTAAAGGCCGCCCGCATGGACCCCATTGATGCTTTGCGCCATGAATAA
- a CDS encoding ABC transporter ATP-binding protein: MADKERPLISLTRVTKAYGSNEARIFALRGIDLSIESGEFISVMGPSGSGKSTCMNILGCLDTPTSGQYKFGGVEVSHMSRKQLATLRRFYLGFVFQGFNLLNRTTALENVELPLVYRGMPPKKRKDLARRALDQVGLAGREGHTPGELSGGQQQRVAIARAIATTPSVLFADEPTGNLDMARSHEIMELLKQLNQEQKITVVMVTHESDMAAYSDRIIHFVDGQVADVENGHAPVVKGGQDR, from the coding sequence ATGGCTGACAAAGAACGCCCTCTGATTTCCCTGACCCGGGTCACCAAAGCATATGGCAGCAACGAAGCCCGAATCTTTGCATTGCGCGGCATTGATCTGTCCATTGAGTCCGGGGAATTTATTTCGGTGATGGGGCCGTCAGGATCGGGCAAATCCACCTGCATGAACATCCTGGGTTGCCTGGACACCCCCACATCCGGCCAGTATAAATTTGGCGGAGTGGAGGTCAGCCATATGAGCCGCAAACAGCTGGCGACCCTGCGAAGGTTTTACCTGGGCTTTGTATTTCAGGGGTTTAACCTGCTGAACCGGACCACAGCCCTGGAAAATGTTGAGCTGCCACTGGTGTACCGGGGCATGCCCCCCAAAAAACGCAAAGACCTGGCCCGCAGGGCCCTGGACCAGGTGGGGCTTGCAGGGCGCGAAGGTCACACCCCGGGTGAGCTCTCCGGAGGACAACAGCAGCGGGTGGCCATTGCCCGGGCCATTGCCACCACCCCTTCGGTATTATTTGCCGACGAACCCACGGGCAACCTGGATATGGCCAGAAGCCACGAAATCATGGAACTTTTAAAACAGTTGAACCAGGAACAAAAAATCACAGTGGTCATGGTCACCCATGAATCAGATATGGCGGCATACTCGGATCGGATCATTCACTTTGTGGACGGCCAGGTGGCAGACGTAGAAAACGGGCATGCCCCGGTAGTCAAAGGAGGCCAGGACCGATGA
- a CDS encoding efflux RND transporter periplasmic adaptor subunit, whose amino-acid sequence MDLTDDINATLNNSSPRKSKKRFFIILLILLIAAAGAYFFLLPKGPSGSGSGPDSGITFKTSPAQVADIHVTVSATGTVEPTNEVEVGSELSGTIQAVFVDYNDRVTEGQVLARLDITDLQAQVRKNKASLASARASVRQAQATVEETDRKLRNLKKVWELSSGKVPAQTDMDEAQANYTRALADQARAEASVAEVQASLDSTLTELSKADIISPVNGVVLTRDIEKGSTVAASFEAPVLFTLAEDLTKMKLNVDVDEADIGMVKEGLDAHFTVDAYPKRKFTAKIQQVRFNATTTDGVVTYETIMTCDNSDLALRPGMTATADIIVQQADQVLCVPNAALRFSMSKPQENSSKPSLLRMFMPGPPRRGDRAAKHVTITGGQEHERLWILDENKRPKPVPVKAGLSDGINTQILQGEITKDTQVIVSATTKSK is encoded by the coding sequence ATGGATTTAACCGATGATATCAATGCCACACTAAACAATAGCTCCCCCCGAAAAAGCAAAAAGCGTTTTTTCATAATTTTGCTGATTCTGCTTATCGCAGCAGCCGGGGCATATTTTTTCCTGCTGCCCAAAGGGCCGTCCGGAAGCGGTTCTGGGCCGGATTCAGGCATCACTTTTAAGACATCGCCGGCCCAGGTTGCCGATATCCACGTAACGGTTTCCGCCACAGGCACCGTGGAACCCACCAACGAGGTGGAGGTGGGCAGTGAATTGTCCGGCACCATCCAGGCAGTTTTTGTGGATTACAACGACCGGGTCACCGAAGGCCAGGTCCTTGCCAGGCTGGATATCACGGATCTGCAGGCCCAGGTGCGCAAAAACAAGGCGTCCCTGGCATCGGCCCGGGCATCGGTGCGCCAGGCCCAGGCCACGGTGGAAGAGACAGACCGGAAATTGAGAAACCTGAAAAAAGTATGGGAATTAAGCAGCGGCAAAGTCCCTGCCCAGACCGATATGGATGAAGCCCAGGCCAACTACACCCGGGCTCTGGCCGACCAGGCCAGGGCCGAAGCCAGCGTGGCCGAAGTCCAGGCCTCGTTGGACAGCACATTAACCGAGTTGTCCAAGGCGGATATTATCTCTCCTGTGAATGGTGTGGTCCTGACCCGGGACATTGAGAAAGGTTCCACCGTGGCCGCCTCCTTTGAAGCCCCGGTGCTGTTCACCCTGGCCGAAGATTTAACCAAAATGAAGCTGAACGTGGATGTTGACGAAGCAGACATTGGCATGGTGAAGGAAGGACTTGACGCCCATTTTACCGTGGACGCCTACCCCAAACGCAAATTTACCGCAAAAATCCAGCAGGTCCGGTTTAATGCCACCACCACGGACGGGGTGGTCACCTATGAAACCATCATGACCTGTGACAACAGTGACCTGGCTTTGCGTCCGGGCATGACCGCCACGGCAGACATTATTGTTCAGCAGGCCGACCAGGTATTGTGTGTTCCCAATGCAGCCCTTAGATTCTCAATGTCCAAACCCCAGGAAAACAGCAGCAAACCATCGCTGTTAAGGATGTTCATGCCGGGCCCGCCCCGGCGCGGCGACCGGGCGGCCAAACATGTCACCATCACCGGTGGTCAGGAGCATGAGAGACTATGGATTCTGGATGAAAACAAACGGCCAAAACCTGTGCCTGTCAAGGCGGGTTTAAGCGACGGCATTAATACCCAGATTCTGCAAGGGGAGATCACCAAGGACACCCAGGTTATTGTTTCTGCAACCACAAAGAGTAAATAA
- a CDS encoding efflux transporter outer membrane subunit produces MKKRFFFLPGAPLPAVCLIFLFVPLISGCIAVGPNYKQPALFPKGFWHAPMQNGLVRTPAGFEQPVQWWTVLNDPVLTNLISHAVQNNLDVKLALARIRQYRLLKGIEEADKLPTINASGSASWAGTSNEDGTGTVTKSYGAGLDASWEIDLFGRIKRSIEAADASLSARQEVLRDALVTLVADLAESYIDLRTAQIRLNVVRQSIESQTESFRLTQWQNQAGLTDELDVHQARYSLENAKAQIPALESTLSQAMNRVAVLSGLSPGTLDETLAPALPLPALPATIAVGLPADILRQRPDIREAEYELIAQTAQVGVATADLYPKLTLSGSIGVDALTPADLIDNALDPSHWARSLAAGLAHTLFDAGSIRKNIKVQNALQEQALIQYESTVLSALEEVENALVAYVKEQTRLEHLTIAAQQALIAEDLAKKKYESGLIDFTTVLTSQQTVLSYQSDLATSQGTCVSNLITLYKVLGGGWPLAGSDASKDGQTPSEVQPTP; encoded by the coding sequence ATGAAAAAACGCTTTTTTTTCCTGCCAGGCGCCCCCCTGCCGGCTGTCTGTCTGATTTTCCTTTTTGTGCCCCTTATTTCCGGTTGCATAGCCGTGGGACCGAATTACAAGCAGCCCGCCCTCTTCCCGAAAGGATTTTGGCATGCCCCCATGCAAAATGGCTTGGTCCGGACACCTGCCGGCTTTGAACAGCCGGTGCAGTGGTGGACGGTACTCAATGATCCGGTGCTTACGAATCTGATCTCCCATGCGGTTCAAAATAATCTGGATGTGAAACTGGCTCTGGCGCGCATTCGCCAGTACCGGCTGCTCAAGGGTATTGAGGAGGCCGATAAACTGCCCACGATCAATGCCTCGGGCTCGGCGTCCTGGGCCGGCACCAGCAATGAGGACGGCACAGGGACAGTCACAAAATCCTATGGCGCAGGCCTGGATGCAAGCTGGGAAATCGACCTGTTCGGACGGATCAAGCGCTCCATTGAAGCTGCGGATGCAAGCCTTTCCGCCAGGCAGGAGGTGCTGCGGGACGCCCTGGTCACCCTTGTGGCAGACCTTGCCGAAAGTTACATTGATTTACGCACAGCCCAGATCCGTCTGAATGTGGTCCGGCAGAGCATTGAATCCCAGACCGAATCCTTCCGGCTCACCCAGTGGCAAAACCAGGCAGGACTCACCGATGAACTGGATGTCCACCAGGCCCGGTACAGCCTGGAGAACGCCAAAGCCCAGATTCCGGCCCTTGAGTCCACCCTCTCCCAGGCCATGAACCGGGTGGCCGTACTCTCGGGTCTTTCCCCCGGCACCCTGGATGAAACGCTGGCACCAGCCCTGCCCTTACCCGCACTGCCGGCGACCATTGCCGTGGGGCTTCCCGCAGATATCCTGAGACAACGGCCCGATATCAGAGAAGCCGAGTACGAACTCATTGCCCAGACCGCCCAAGTGGGGGTGGCCACGGCAGACCTTTATCCCAAACTGACCCTTTCCGGTTCCATCGGTGTGGACGCCTTAACGCCTGCCGACCTCATTGACAATGCGCTGGACCCGTCCCACTGGGCCCGGTCCCTGGCCGCAGGTCTGGCCCATACCCTGTTTGACGCAGGCTCGATCCGGAAAAACATCAAAGTCCAGAACGCCTTGCAGGAACAGGCTCTGATCCAATACGAATCCACCGTTCTGTCGGCCCTGGAGGAAGTAGAAAACGCCCTGGTGGCCTATGTGAAAGAACAGACCCGGTTGGAACATCTGACCATTGCCGCCCAACAGGCCCTGATCGCCGAAGACCTGGCTAAAAAGAAATACGAATCCGGCCTTATTGACTTCACCACGGTACTGACATCCCAGCAGACCGTGCTGTCCTATCAAAGCGACCTTGCCACAAGCCAGGGCACCTGCGTATCCAACCTGATCACCCTTTACAAGGTCCTTGGCGGAGGCTGGCCCCTGGCCGGATCCGATGCCTCAAAGGACGGACAAACCCCGTCTGAAGTACAGCCAACCCCTTAA
- a CDS encoding DUF4198 domain-containing protein: MNTPTNDRSRLSRLLILLPATALICFMASSAFSHTLYIQPTRFLADTGKSFPLFFCYGHYIPVADGIRGSKLNRVQVIPPGGNARTIQIRNETGLHSYMVEYDKPGIWGLIAETTPGYYTVFKDKNGKQRHAIKSMDKIKDRASEVTTSYYAKQYAKAYVKCGEAEGSFPGFLGLPLELVPVKDPFTLKPGDTLKMDVYMDGKPYTGEGTWDATFMGYSTLAEDNFYPHTTVKGTRISIPLPHPGRWFIRYAVKTDAPEQDKDKYMQMKLSASLTLQIDNQLRTPCPDSH, encoded by the coding sequence ATGAACACACCCACCAACGACCGTTCTCGTTTATCACGTCTCTTGATCCTTTTACCGGCCACGGCACTGATATGTTTTATGGCGTCCAGTGCATTCAGCCACACCCTGTATATTCAGCCCACCCGGTTTCTGGCGGACACGGGAAAATCTTTTCCTCTATTTTTCTGCTATGGCCACTACATACCCGTGGCAGACGGTATCCGGGGCTCAAAACTGAACAGGGTCCAGGTGATCCCACCAGGCGGCAACGCCCGGACCATTCAAATCCGGAATGAAACAGGGCTTCACTCTTATATGGTAGAATATGACAAACCCGGTATCTGGGGGCTGATTGCAGAAACCACGCCGGGGTATTACACGGTGTTCAAGGATAAAAACGGCAAACAACGCCATGCCATAAAATCCATGGATAAAATCAAAGACCGGGCATCGGAAGTGACCACAAGTTATTATGCCAAACAATATGCAAAAGCCTATGTCAAATGCGGGGAAGCTGAAGGATCGTTCCCCGGTTTTCTGGGGCTGCCCCTGGAACTGGTACCTGTCAAGGATCCTTTTACCCTGAAACCCGGAGATACCCTGAAAATGGATGTCTATATGGACGGCAAACCCTACACAGGAGAAGGGACATGGGATGCCACCTTCATGGGTTATTCCACCCTGGCCGAAGATAACTTTTATCCCCATACCACCGTAAAGGGCACACGGATTTCCATTCCCCTGCCACACCCGGGCAGATGGTTTATCCGGTATGCCGTAAAAACAGATGCCCCCGAGCAGGATAAAGATAAATATATGCAGATGAAATTATCGGCATCCCTGACATTACAAATTGATAATCAACTCAGAACACCCTGCCCTGATTCACATTGA
- a CDS encoding DUF4198 domain-containing protein: MKHVITTTITLAILTLTIPAFAHFQMIYTPDAALTKGGTIPLALVFTHPFEAGHTMDMGTPKQFFVVRSRGENEPKKTDLLSTLKPITWTSLTNSGAAFETEYSARGGDHIFCLVPAPYYEAEEDAYIQQTTKVIVNVGGEPGAWMDPVGLDCEILPLCKPYDRWTGNVFQGKILFKGKPVPNAEIEIEFMNHKPLLDKKAFAKEAQATAPQDAFVLQTIFADDNGVFTFGIPKAGWWGFAALGLDPEGSFKGKECSRDAVIWIKAIDMK; encoded by the coding sequence ATGAAACATGTTATCACCACCACCATCACCCTGGCCATTCTTACGCTTACCATACCGGCCTTTGCCCACTTTCAGATGATCTATACGCCTGACGCGGCACTGACCAAGGGAGGGACAATCCCCCTGGCACTGGTATTCACCCACCCCTTTGAAGCTGGTCACACCATGGATATGGGGACCCCGAAGCAATTTTTCGTTGTCCGTTCCAGGGGAGAAAACGAACCCAAGAAGACCGATCTCCTATCCACCCTTAAACCCATTACCTGGACCAGTCTGACCAATTCGGGAGCAGCCTTTGAGACTGAATATTCAGCCAGGGGCGGAGATCATATCTTCTGCCTGGTACCGGCACCTTATTACGAAGCTGAAGAAGATGCCTATATCCAGCAGACCACCAAAGTGATCGTCAATGTGGGCGGAGAGCCGGGCGCCTGGATGGACCCTGTGGGCCTTGACTGCGAAATCCTCCCCCTTTGCAAACCCTATGACCGCTGGACAGGCAATGTATTCCAGGGGAAAATTTTGTTCAAAGGCAAGCCCGTTCCCAACGCGGAAATTGAAATCGAATTTATGAACCATAAACCACTTTTGGACAAAAAAGCGTTTGCCAAGGAAGCCCAGGCAACAGCGCCCCAGGACGCTTTTGTACTGCAGACCATTTTTGCCGATGACAACGGCGTATTCACCTTCGGCATTCCCAAAGCCGGATGGTGGGGCTTCGCAGCCCTTGGCCTGGACCCCGAGGGCTCCTTTAAAGGCAAAGAGTGCTCCCGGGATGCCGTAATCTGGATTAAAGCCATAGATATGAAATAA